A single Ignavibacteria bacterium DNA region contains:
- a CDS encoding bifunctional folylpolyglutamate synthase/dihydrofolate synthase produces MSYKETLNFLYSLQKYGIKFGLDNTHKLLSYLDNPQSKFKSIHIAGTNGKGSTATLIASILREMNYRVGLYTSPHLVKFNERIQVNGTMISDDELVEYTQLLKHQVESIKPTFFEVTTSIAFKYFADQKVDFAVIETGLGGRLDSTNVIVPELSVITSIGFDHTDMLGDTLEKIAFEKGGIIKQNVPVIVGFNHDPVKQILFKTCLEKNASCTDVQFLYDLEALEKSFPSMQLKINSQKTGKVYNLVSLLYGEFQINNLITSIASVETLSLNETNFITKVENGIKNLHRNFLFQGRFQRISQQPLIIIDTSHNSSAFESFIYEVNDLKVNNRIAVFGVMKDKEISDSLNLICGTFDEIFTCCAKTMRAITSSELASKFNNPVKVFDGKSVANAIELALTSCEKDSAVFIFGSNYVVGEALEHLESKKLE; encoded by the coding sequence TTGAGTTATAAAGAAACTCTCAACTTTTTATATTCGCTTCAGAAGTATGGAATTAAGTTTGGATTGGACAATACACACAAACTGCTCAGTTATCTTGATAATCCTCAATCAAAGTTTAAATCGATTCACATCGCTGGAACAAATGGAAAAGGTTCAACTGCAACGTTGATAGCATCAATTTTAAGGGAGATGAATTATAGAGTTGGATTGTACACTTCACCTCATCTTGTAAAATTCAATGAAAGGATTCAAGTTAACGGAACGATGATATCAGATGATGAATTGGTGGAATACACACAGTTATTGAAACATCAAGTTGAATCTATCAAACCAACGTTCTTTGAGGTTACTACGTCAATCGCCTTTAAATATTTTGCTGACCAAAAAGTCGATTTCGCTGTGATAGAAACCGGACTTGGCGGAAGACTAGACTCTACTAATGTAATCGTGCCGGAATTGAGTGTGATAACTTCGATTGGTTTCGATCACACGGATATGCTTGGCGATACTTTGGAAAAAATCGCTTTCGAAAAAGGAGGAATAATTAAGCAAAATGTTCCTGTTATAGTTGGATTCAATCATGATCCAGTAAAACAGATTTTATTTAAAACCTGTTTAGAGAAAAACGCAAGTTGTACAGATGTTCAGTTTCTGTACGATCTCGAAGCTCTGGAGAAATCCTTTCCGAGTATGCAGCTCAAAATTAACTCTCAAAAAACTGGAAAAGTATATAATTTAGTTTCACTGCTTTATGGTGAATTTCAAATAAATAATCTTATTACTAGTATAGCATCAGTCGAAACTTTGTCTTTGAATGAAACAAACTTCATAACGAAAGTAGAGAATGGAATTAAAAACCTTCATAGAAATTTTTTATTTCAAGGAAGATTTCAGCGCATTTCACAACAACCGTTAATTATTATTGATACATCCCACAATTCTTCTGCATTCGAAAGTTTCATATATGAGGTAAATGACCTTAAAGTCAATAATAGAATTGCAGTTTTTGGAGTTATGAAGGATAAGGAAATTAGTGACTCGCTGAATTTGATATGTGGGACATTTGATGAAATTTTCACCTGCTGCGCTAAAACTATGAGAGCGATTACCTCATCTGAGCTGGCATCAAAATTTAATAATCCAGTAAAAGTTTTCGATGGAAAAAGCGTGGCTAATGCCATTGAGCTTGCGTTAACCAGCTGTGAAAAAGATTCCGCAGTTTTCATATTCGGTTCAAATTATGTAGTTGGCGAAGCTTTGGAACATCTTGAATCAAAAAAATTGGAATAA
- a CDS encoding dihydroorotate dehydrogenase produces the protein MSKPDLKVKIGSLEFNNPIFVASGTFGYGLESSDFVDINKLGAIVTKSLSLKPRKGNPPPRIVETPSGMLNAIGLANIGVERFLKEKLPLLNQFDTKIIANVAASSVEEYVECVRLMTNEKIDAFEINVSCPNVHDGGLEFGTNCLKVGEITQKTVAVSTKPIIIKLTPNVTRIAEFAQVAKENGAAAVSAINTFIGMVIDITKRKPKLSHNTGGLSGPAIKPLAVAKVFQIYKEVDIPIIGIGGISNYSDVIEFLLAGATAVQIGTHNFVEPDCTEKIISDLVKYLINNNVKSVKELIGKLQLF, from the coding sequence GTGAGCAAGCCTGACTTAAAAGTTAAAATTGGTTCTCTTGAATTTAATAATCCAATCTTTGTTGCAAGCGGCACTTTTGGTTATGGACTTGAATCAAGTGATTTTGTAGATATCAATAAACTTGGTGCAATAGTTACGAAATCACTTTCGCTCAAGCCTCGTAAGGGGAATCCGCCGCCAAGAATCGTTGAAACTCCTTCTGGCATGCTTAACGCAATTGGTCTAGCAAATATTGGCGTGGAAAGATTTTTAAAAGAGAAATTGCCATTGTTGAACCAATTTGACACTAAGATCATTGCCAATGTTGCTGCAAGTTCTGTCGAGGAATATGTTGAATGTGTGCGGTTAATGACTAATGAAAAAATTGATGCTTTCGAGATAAATGTTTCCTGCCCAAATGTTCATGATGGTGGACTCGAATTTGGAACGAATTGTTTAAAAGTTGGTGAGATTACACAAAAAACTGTCGCAGTATCAACAAAGCCTATCATAATAAAATTGACTCCAAACGTAACCCGGATCGCAGAATTTGCTCAAGTGGCAAAAGAGAATGGAGCTGCAGCAGTATCCGCAATAAATACATTTATCGGAATGGTGATTGACATTACAAAGAGAAAACCGAAATTATCCCATAATACAGGTGGGTTGTCCGGGCCCGCAATTAAACCGCTGGCTGTTGCAAAAGTTTTTCAAATTTATAAGGAAGTTGATATTCCAATAATTGGTATTGGTGGAATATCAAATTATTCTGATGTAATTGAATTTCTCTTGGCAGGCGCAACGGCAGTTCAAATTGGTACTCATAATTTTGTTGAACCTGATTGCACGGAAAAAATAATTTCGGATTTAGTTAAATACCTCATTAACAATAATGTAAAATCGGTCAAAGAATTAATCGGTAAACTTCAACTTTTTTAA
- a CDS encoding dihydroorotate dehydrogenase electron transfer subunit, with protein MYQIISPIVDRKIVSDQIHLLTFKSKEIAKDAKPGQFVNVRVSNGLYPYLRRPFSICEVNYDTFSILFSVFGMGTKVLAEKKAGGSLDVIGPLGKGFSIDKDFESAIIVAGGLGSAPFPFLISRLKPDVNIKSFVGARTKELLISYKLENISFATDDGSYGKKMNVVELLSDEFQKGSFDSKVKLYGCGPTLMLKALSKFALENNFDCEISTEAAMACGFGICQGCPMESSNGEKYFLVCKDGPVFNVRDVKL; from the coding sequence TTGTATCAGATTATTAGCCCAATAGTAGATAGAAAAATAGTCTCGGATCAAATCCATTTACTGACTTTTAAATCGAAGGAAATTGCAAAAGATGCTAAACCTGGACAATTTGTAAATGTTCGAGTATCGAATGGATTGTATCCATACTTACGCCGACCCTTCAGTATCTGCGAAGTTAATTATGACACATTTAGTATCCTATTCAGTGTATTCGGTATGGGTACAAAAGTCTTGGCAGAAAAAAAAGCAGGAGGGTCGTTGGACGTGATCGGTCCTCTTGGTAAGGGCTTCTCTATTGATAAAGATTTTGAGAGTGCAATCATTGTTGCCGGCGGTCTTGGTTCAGCCCCCTTTCCATTTTTGATTTCGAGATTAAAACCGGATGTCAATATCAAATCATTTGTTGGTGCACGCACAAAAGAATTATTGATCTCATACAAGCTTGAAAACATTTCATTCGCCACCGATGATGGCTCATATGGGAAAAAAATGAACGTCGTTGAGTTGCTTTCAGATGAGTTTCAAAAAGGATCATTCGACTCAAAAGTAAAACTATATGGCTGCGGACCTACACTGATGTTAAAAGCCCTTTCAAAGTTTGCACTTGAAAATAATTTCGATTGTGAAATTTCAACTGAAGCGGCAATGGCTTGTGGCTTTGGAATTTGTCAGGGCTGCCCGATGGAATCCTCGAATGGTGAAAAGTATTTTCTGGTTTGTAAAGATGGACCTGTGTTCAACGTCAGAGATGTGAAACTGTGA
- the rpiB gene encoding ribose 5-phosphate isomerase B: MKKLITEGKILQIVKTGSKEIEIPHGAILTPSAIDLISKHKLTIVEKKSIAEKIDLKSDSKIKKIAVGCDHTGYRVKEEVKKFLLEKGYQVEDVGTYSEEPCDYPEFAYAVALSVKNLISDRGIIFDATGNPSAICANKVKGIRAAIGYNEYAVKSSREHNNSNVITFAARVNNTDFIKSLLLLWLKTDFEGGRHQKRLDKIEDIEKKN; encoded by the coding sequence ATGAAAAAGCTTATAACAGAAGGAAAAATTTTACAAATCGTAAAAACCGGAAGTAAGGAAATTGAAATTCCTCATGGTGCGATTCTAACTCCTTCTGCAATCGATTTGATAAGCAAGCACAAACTTACCATTGTCGAAAAAAAATCTATTGCTGAGAAAATTGATTTAAAATCCGATTCGAAAATAAAAAAGATTGCAGTGGGATGTGATCACACTGGATATAGAGTTAAGGAAGAAGTGAAAAAATTTTTACTCGAAAAAGGTTATCAAGTCGAAGATGTTGGAACTTATTCAGAGGAACCATGCGATTATCCGGAATTCGCATATGCAGTTGCATTATCAGTTAAGAACTTGATTTCCGATCGTGGAATTATTTTCGATGCGACCGGAAATCCTTCTGCAATTTGTGCAAATAAAGTCAAAGGGATACGTGCAGCAATTGGTTACAATGAGTATGCTGTGAAAAGTTCACGCGAACATAACAATAGTAATGTGATTACATTCGCGGCACGAGTCAATAATACAGATTTCATTAAGTCACTTCTCCTCCTATGGCTTAAAACTGATTTCGAGGGGGGAAGACATCAAAAAAGACTTGATAAGATTGAAGATATTGAGAAGAAAAATTAA
- a CDS encoding mannose-1-phosphate guanylyltransferase produces the protein MELYAVIMAGGVGSRFWPRSREKMPKQLLKIFGEHTMIQDTVRRISKIVKPENIYIVTNKVQKTEIHNQLNQIPQNNIIVEPFGRNTAACIGLASVLIDNFNKDAVTLILPADHIIRDEDAFLDIMKKAAKFAYKKNGLVTIGIQPTRPETGYGYIQREDQEIEENIFKVKTFAEKPNYQTAEKFLESGDFVWNSGMFIWKVESILKEIGKHMPDLMDGLNKIQKSVVKGDYEKTLETVYRMLRSISIDYGIMEKSDNVFVIRSTFGWSDVGSWEEVYQLSHRDEFGNSLHGNFFIEGVHNSLIHSESKFTACIGIENLIVINTDDALLVANRNNSQDVKKVVDYLKKKKINDFL, from the coding sequence ATGGAACTTTATGCAGTAATAATGGCAGGCGGTGTCGGTTCAAGATTTTGGCCGCGAAGCCGAGAAAAAATGCCAAAACAACTATTGAAAATTTTTGGAGAACACACAATGATCCAAGATACGGTTCGGCGGATCTCCAAAATTGTTAAACCAGAAAATATTTACATCGTTACGAATAAAGTACAGAAGACCGAAATTCATAACCAACTGAATCAAATTCCTCAGAATAACATAATTGTCGAACCGTTTGGGAGAAACACAGCAGCTTGCATCGGATTGGCTTCAGTACTTATTGATAATTTTAATAAAGACGCAGTAACTCTTATTCTTCCCGCCGATCACATCATCCGCGATGAAGATGCTTTTCTTGATATTATGAAAAAGGCAGCGAAGTTTGCTTACAAAAAAAACGGTCTCGTCACAATAGGAATTCAACCTACAAGACCTGAAACCGGTTATGGTTACATTCAGAGAGAAGATCAAGAGATCGAAGAAAATATTTTTAAGGTAAAAACATTTGCTGAAAAACCAAATTATCAAACTGCTGAGAAATTTTTGGAAAGCGGCGATTTTGTATGGAACAGCGGTATGTTTATTTGGAAAGTAGAATCTATTCTTAAAGAAATTGGGAAGCATATGCCTGATTTGATGGATGGATTAAATAAAATCCAAAAGTCTGTTGTTAAAGGTGACTACGAGAAAACGCTTGAAACCGTGTACCGCATGCTGAGAAGTATTTCAATTGACTACGGAATAATGGAAAAATCCGATAACGTCTTTGTAATCCGCAGTACTTTCGGGTGGAGCGACGTCGGAAGTTGGGAAGAAGTTTATCAATTAAGTCACCGTGATGAATTTGGGAACAGCTTACATGGTAATTTTTTCATTGAAGGAGTGCATAACTCTTTGATACATTCTGAAAGTAAATTTACCGCTTGCATCGGAATCGAAAATTTAATCGTGATCAATACTGATGATGCATTACTTGTGGCAAATCGTAACAATTCGCAGGATGTTAAGAAAGTTGTTGACTATTTGAAGAAGAAAAAAATTAACGACTTCCTATGA